A genomic stretch from Candidatus Omnitrophota bacterium includes:
- the ruvX gene encoding Holliday junction resolvase RuvX — MRILGVDFGSKRIGIAVSDELFITAQGVKTLVRRSLEQDLREIKDFIKEHGVIEVVVGLPLNMNGSHSQKTKEAMEFMESLSKAVDVPVKTWDERLSTVQAERTLLEADLSRAKRKRV; from the coding sequence ATGAGAATACTTGGGGTGGACTTCGGGTCAAAGAGGATAGGCATCGCCGTAAGCGACGAACTTTTTATCACAGCCCAGGGCGTAAAGACATTGGTGCGCCGGAGCCTGGAGCAAGACCTGCGCGAGATCAAGGATTTTATTAAAGAACACGGCGTAATAGAGGTGGTTGTAGGCCTTCCTCTTAATATGAACGGAAGTCATAGCCAGAAGACCAAAGAGGCGATGGAGTTCATGGAGAGCCTTTCAAAAGCGGTGGATGTCCCTGTGAAGACCTGGGATGAACGCCTTTCGACCGTCCAGGCGGAGAGGACGCTTCTAGAGGCGGACTTAAGCCGCGCAAAAAGAAAAAGGGTC